The Dermacentor silvarum isolate Dsil-2018 chromosome 3, BIME_Dsil_1.4, whole genome shotgun sequence region GCAGAAATGTACCGAAAATGTTTAAAAGACGTTGTCCTCATCCTTGTATTTTTTGTTGTGTGTTTTCTTTACATTCATAGGGTGGCTTGTGTGCGAGTGGAATTTGTAAGCCAACGCCATCATTTCAAGGACACAACCGCTTCCAGCAGGACTTCATCTCGTTGGTCATGCAACTTGGTTTTGGCTTCGGTTTCAGCGACACCAAAGCTAACCGCCAACGAATTCCGGAGCTCACTATTAGCAGCCACGGGCGAATTGGGGAGACAGATGCTCTGATGAACACTGAACGAAAGCTAGGCCTAAGTGATAAGTCAGGAGTTGGCGGTGGCCATGCGAATGCTAGCGGCATAAAACATATTGCCGGCAGCGTTGGCGGACGAAATCGTAGACGTTTTATTTACGGCGATGGTGCGATATCTGGGGTAAGTGTCTCAAGCGTCAGTAGAGCTGGAGACGTTCAGGTTATTGAAGGAACTAGCGGACTTCGTCGCCAGAAGCGAGCGTTACAAGGCATCCCTACTAGTCCTAACGACTACCGGTATAAAAAGCTACTGGAAGAAATAGGTGATGACAGCGATGAGATAATCGCTTTACCAGGAAACAGAGGCGGTGCAGACAATTGGACTGGGCTAGGCAACAGGGGTGGTGCTGGCGGCAGAATAATCTGGGATCCCTATAGATATGGTCGTACCTTCACAAGTCCTTTCGAGTCCGGTCGCAGCAGCTACAGTACTGGACGCCATCACGGCCTTGGTGGCGGTCGAGCATTGGCCATGCTTGCTGGCGCCAGTCTCATGGGAGGCAGCGGTCATAGAGGAAGCAGCGCGATTCATGGCGTACCGGGCAACCGTGGCACAGGTATTTATGGTAGAATCTCAAATCGCTCTCCCAGCTTCGGTAGCACCTCTTCGGGTAGCCGAAGCATTAGTCGTGGTGCCACTGGCCTCGGAGGCAGAAGAATTGGGAGTAGCAGCCATGGCGGCAGTGGTCGTGGAGGAGGCGGCCGTGGTCGTGGAGGAGGCGGCCGTGGTGGCAGTTGTCGTGGAGGAGGCGGCCGTGGGGCACGAGGGTAATCGTTTCTATGCTGGAAGCAGGAAAATAAGCAACCGTGTGCACCAGTGAGGCTGTAGCTCACAATACCTTTGTAAGTGCTCAAATGCTTCTGGAATAAGGCGCCCAATTCGTCGACAAATATTACCATCGGTTGGCATCGGTTGGTATTTCACGATTCGTTCGACATTTAAAAGGTGGGTTAAATATTGAAATTAATCTtcaaagtaagaaaaaaagaaagcaagttgATAATTAGACGAATGTGTTTATCGAATAAGAAAGAAACACTGGAGATTTTCATATATGTGTAATTGCGTTTGCCTGAGACATCAAGTGATCAGAGTCACGTGTAGTGGTCGTGGTCCCGGGAAGCGGTGCACTGTGCTGCATAAAAATTTGTTAACAAATGGTCAAGCAAATTCATCTGCAGGACACAGAAGTGATGGAATTGATGTATAAGTGGCAATTGTTTTTGATATTGTTTAAAATCTTTTTTAACACAGATAAGAGAAAAATAAATGACGGAATCTATAGTACAAAAAATGTTCCTCTCTACAATCTCTCTTGCGAATTTGAGCCAGACGATGTGTTCGTGGACCACAGTCCTCTACCGAGTACTCACGCCACCATAGAAAAGGACACACCGCCCTCACAAGACATGACCTTtgaaaataaaagtttgttcTCACCGGTGCTCACCTTGTTGAAGTCTATGTTTTAGTATATCTTTCAACAAAGGCAGCCCTACGCTCTCTTCAACAAGAAGACATAATATTCCGCCTTCTAGGACGCTATGGTGAATATCCTACTTCTTTATtggcagatcaatatttattcaaacaagcgaaggaaTAAGTTTCTCTAGTAATTTTATTCAAGGTGTACCACAAGGCTGTGCAGTGTCTTAAGTATGTTTAACTTTAATGGTGTGATGGCGAATTTACCGGGGAGACTTCCACCTGCCCTACACTACTATACACATATATGCGGACATTTGCatttgggcctctggttcatgtGCCAGCcttgagtgagtgaaacaactttatttagaccagcggattgaggcctgggcctaggccgcgccaggggcggtagagagaccctgtatCCCGGCcacctctcgagctcgctggatggcccatagttgatcttgcagatctgagctgatcagcgcggctttgcaccgcgccccaagctgttctggggagactgcatattcatcctgaacatgtgcgcaatcccatagaatgtgttctagggtggcgtgttctgtcctacataatttgcacaagtcatctggaTATAGTTCGGcgtagatgcgatgtaggtgcaccgggttggggaaggttctagtttgaagtcgcctccagtcaaccgcctgagatctgtctaatttggagctaggaggtgggaatatgcacctcgactttagaagcgggtgacgtcgcagaatctgaacattctgtccttctccttccaggtctcccctcccgttccttcggaggaagcttcttcgcgagcgcggtaaatgagacctgTTCAATCAACTTTTCAGCAATGCTTGTGGAAACTTCTTGTGGAACCTTGGAATCATTTTGGAAAAATTCTTAAAGAAAGAAGAATGGAAGTCTTttacagtaagacggctgtgccGCCCTtcaccagagagagagaaagaaacgaagagggaaaggtagggaggttaaccaaggacgtgcccggttggctaccctacacttagggacggggaaaggggaagaatagataaggagagaaaagaaaaaaaaacagagttaatcattcgcagagacagtcacagaagaatcttcgctgtcacaagcgttcgtacaatccagtactcttgacgaactgcagaagggcctttgtggccttttgcatgcaagaatgcataagccatggcccaagaatcttttcttcctagcgcgttctgttatctaacaggttgagtttcgCTCGGAGAATACGTCGTttagtgtcaaaagatggacagtcaCAGAATCTGCTcaagagtctcgtcgcacccgcacaaattgcacgccgcactgttggtcatccctattaggaacgaataggcgttggtaaatgcgactcCCAACCACATGCGACCAAGTAAAGTTGTTTCAGGACGgcagagtccaggtggtaggcaaAGTCGCAAGTTAGGATCAAGAgagtgcaaacgtgagttggtgaaacccggtgaaatCCATCGCAGAAGTGCGatgtggcgagcaatcgattaaagttgccgcgcagcattcgttcttgagagtggtataggaaccagctgatgtttgtgatgagctgagcgtgctgcttcatctgcgctgtcgttgccgacaattccgcaatggcttggcaaccattgaaatatctaaaagactttcagctgtgACTTGAGGGACAACCTCTAGACATAATAAACCAACACTCGTTTCTGGGGGTAATACTAGAAAGACAACGTTCTTTGAATCTCGCAATAAATGCGTAAATGACAAATAAACTGACTAATAAATGTTGTTCGCCGAGTAACAGACACAACATGGGGAGGGTTGGTTTCATCACTACTAAAACTACATAAAGCACTTATAAAACAAAATATAGCatattcttcacctgttctgcataGAATCTCCCATTCAtttgaagagcgacttcaacgatTAACAGCTAGGAGCCTTAGACTATGCTATAGGCGTTCCTCGAGCAATCTCAAGTTTCTGAgaaattgcagaggcacgtcatgcTCCATTTTCTTAGTATGAGGACTGTTGAAACCTGTTGACACTACTTTTGCATTTCAGTACAGCACAAcaggcacccactagcaattgcACTTATTTAGAGAGACAGGCCGAGCATTAGTAGGGTGATTCAGGTGCacaaaaatctactaccacaacAATAACTTTGTATCTCAGATATCTCCTACCCTCCATGCATGGCGACTtgtcgccccaaaaattgaactttcggttgagggaattattcgcaaacgagacatgttcaTGCTAGCAGCACAGCACTTAGCATTATACCGGATACACTTTCGGTACCCACGTTATATTGAAGTCTATATAGATGGTTATTGTCAAGCACATTTTTCTACACCTGCCTTTGTCATTCCGAAATGAAACTGAATACAGACGTGTAAACTGTCTCaaacgacatcatcaactacaagAAAGCTTTTttcaacattgtttttgtgacgaTGCATAAATTCAATGTGAAAAGGAAACAATGGGTCATCTTTTGTCACTCGCAGGTAGCTTTGTCGTCACCACGTGGTGACATCAGGCATTCGTAGAACATGACGTTAGTTTACGAGACATTAAAGTAACTCACAAACGAAAGTGATGAAAATGGCACAATAATGTTCCACtggatacctggccactgcaatatcGCTGGGAATGTTGCAACAGACAATGCAGCTGGGCAAGCGCATGCTAACAACCAAACTTATGGGCTCCCTTTAACGCAAGGCAAATTGTGGCACATGCTAAGACAGATCTGAGCCCGTGGTTGCAAAGTGACATGGGCCACCCTTTATCAGAACTCgcaatcttcagatttatttcacattgaccatTCGCTTCAATTTCAAATCCCGTTCACGGGGAATACAACGACAGCCTTTAGAATGCTCATTCGCCATCTGCGGCTCGGTTCCGCGTACACAAAccacttaaaaaaaaactttccagAGCTGATAGTCCGGCATGCAATTGTGgtcacgcggatgaggatgtacagtgtcttctgttagaatgtccgctaCACGACACActcagacaacgtttagcacgtgcTTTAGTGGCCTTAGACCATGGGCCCTTCCGCCTGAGTAAGATCTTAGATCCTTGGCCAACACATTCATTGCGAGACGAGCGTTATGGCCCTCCGAAGATTTCTACAAGCGCGCAATATTCTTGGACACTATTGATTGGAGTGTTTTTCTGTTATGAGCTCACTATACAGAATTTTTATGTGACCCGACTTTGGCAAATTCAATGCCTGGTTTCAGgtaccttcatttgaatctaATCCTTGCTTTCTTATCTGCCCTGATTCTAGTTTAGTTATGTGACCAGACTTTGTGTTTACATTGCTGCACCTATGTGACTCGACTTTTTgctgctgtgtttctgagttcactttcagttttagtgtggcattagtgcaCTAATGTAACTGGACTTTGAGTTATTGTGATTCGGAGTTGACTTTTAGTTCTAATGTGTCAAggtccgttctttttttttcatgcctctATGTGAATAGCAATAGCCGACACCAATTAAAGGCAACAACATCTCATAAGCACCACATAATAACTAAAAAAATATTCCCTTTTGCTCGGTATAATTCCTGCTTGTTGACCCAAGAAGAATTATTATCTCCCACTTCTCAAGATAAAGATGGGGGCATAACTCGTCTGCGATGGCTCTCTACGTAAATGCTAACAGCATCattttgagatgaaaataaacttATACTGCAGTGATTGG contains the following coding sequences:
- the LOC119444666 gene encoding keratin, type I cytoskeletal 9-like, with product MDATQVFLAFTLLTTGGPFKIQALKPSPLYCQRLVPPVITSVLSPCTFPCVLRLSEAHWNIVLQSESDGTPCRGGLCASGICKPTPSFQGHNRFQQDFISLVMQLGFGFGFSDTKANRQRIPELTISSHGRIGETDALMNTERKLGLSDKSGVGGGHANASGIKHIAGSVGGRNRRRFIYGDGAISGVSVSSVSRAGDVQVIEGTSGLRRQKRALQGIPTSPNDYRYKKLLEEIGDDSDEIIALPGNRGGADNWTGLGNRGGAGGRIIWDPYRYGRTFTSPFESGRSSYSTGRHHGLGGGRALAMLAGASLMGGSGHRGSSAIHGVPGNRGTGIYGRISNRSPSFGSTSSGSRSISRGATGLGGRRIGSSSHGGSGRGGGGRGRGGGGRGGSCRGGGGRGARG